The DNA segment GAAGAGCATTCTAATGTCAAGGTATCGGCTTCTTCACTTCTCGTACTATGGAAAAGCCAAAGAAGATAGAAATCTGGGAAAAATCCAAGACGCCATTAAGCAACTTATGGTCGGAATGGTGACTCGCAAAGAGACTCATATAGCCTATTCCTTCACAACTCTAACCAGAGCCCTTGAAACAGAACTTTACAACCTTATCAAGTTGAATGGAGAGATGGTGATTGGCCCAGATTGGGAAACTGAATTGAAAAAAGCATTGCACAAAGATCCAAAAAGATCATTTTCTCTTGGAACGTATTTGGAGATTATACCGTATTGGAAAGCAAATTATGGTTTTTGTCCTCTTGGGATCACAGATTCTGACCTTAATCAAATTGAAAGAATTAATAAATACAGGGGACCGAGAGTTCATGGTGGGCCTCAGCTTATCGAAGAGGAATTTATTCCTGAGGATAAAATGGAGGATTTCTTTTTCTTAGTGTACAACGCGATAAAATTACTTTTATCTATTGAGAATGTCAACATAGAACAGAATCAAGATTCTTCCCTAGTCAAGAAAAGTTTGTCAGTAATGACCTTCATAAGCAGAAAAGTTGAGGCAGATAAACTTCAAGAAGAAAATCTTGTAAAGGAATTGAAAAGAATAGTTGAAGAGAAGCCGAACAGAGAAGAAGTAATCGAAAGACTTGACAAAATAGAGTCCATAGTTTCTAAGAAAGATAAGCGATTTTTCAGTGCATTGAAATTTACGGCTGGTGCAATATCTGAGGAGATGATTGGGGAGGTAATTAGAGTCGCTATAAAAATTTTAACAGGTGCTGGTTCATAGGAGCGGAAAAAAACTATTCCAAATATTTGCTCCTATTTTCTAACATACCAGTGATAATGCCATTTAGCTTTTCTGCATTCTTCAAAGTATTTTTCAGGGTGTTTAATTCATCCGAATAGCCTGTCCCGAAGACCAAAGCGAACGTTATAATAGTAGCAATATCCCTATCTGCTTTATTCCAGAGCTGGTAAAGGTGCTCATAATTCGACCACAGAAATGCTCCTTCAACAAGACCTTTGGTTGTAGTGGCATATATCCTCTTTACAACCGGTAATCTCATGTCTTTCTCGAAAGCGGCAAATGAATTTACCTTCTTGGATTTAATTCTGGGTAATTTGGAGAAGTATTTTTCAAATTCATCTAGAAATGGTTTAAGTTTCTCTCTCTTGAATCTTGAGAGAGCGTAGAAGTTACAATATTCACCCATTCTGCCTAACAAGACCTGTCTGACTTCCCAGTCAGTTAGGTGACCACAGTTTTCAATCATGGTCATTAAGGAGGCAGATAGTTCTTTGTAGCATTCTCTAATGTTCATATTGTCTTTTTGAAACGAAAAGAATTTAAAAGTGACACCTGCGGTTTCCCTTCTACCCTTCGCTCTAAATCAGCCCGCTCATTCTTCTCTTCCCTCTCCGAGGTCGCTTCGCTAAGAGAAGATGGCAGGCTTCCAGTCATTATCTCGAAGAGGTGATTGAATGCATGTATTGAACGGAAAGGAAGGGGAGGTTGTGGATATGCTGAGGGAACTTGGCTTGTCCATGTACGAGGCAAGGATGTACTTTACACTCTTAGCCATCGGAGAATCAAAGGTCGGAATCGCAACGAGGAAGGCTTCAGTTCCGCAAAGCAAAGCCTATTATGTTCTTGAGAATCTGATTGAAAAGGGATTTGTTGAGCTAAGCACGGCGGAGCGCCCCAAGAAGTACAGGGCAAGGTTGCTTGATGAAATGGTAGAAGCCACGATAAGAACGAGGCAAATGGAAATAAGAGAGATTGAACAGCACCGTAGGAAGCTTTGCGGACTGTTGGAGAGTATCACACCAATGCATCAGAAGTACAGCGGGCTCAGACTCTTCTCACCAACATATCAGCGCAATCACATCAAAGGAGGTGACAGAAATGGACAATACTGAGGAACCGGCAACCGAAAAGCAGAAGCGGTTTCTAATGGATTTGGCAGAGAGAAAGGGCTTGCAGGTAACGGCTACATATCTGGAAGGACTAACAAAGGGAAATGCAAGCAGGACAATCGAAACTCTACTCGAAGGGGATTAAATTCCCCTTTTACTTTTAGCATTACGGCGATTGATGATTCGCAAAATTAAATCTCTCTTCCATAGACGATTGAGTTATAATTCCTGAATACCCAATTATTTTGTGAAATATTATAAGAACGAAAAGAGCACTTAACATTGGTGGTTCAGGCATGAGCAGGAAGAAAGAAGAGGAAGAATCTCATGACAAAGCTGTTATAGATATTTCAAAGGAAAGGTTTTCATTTCCAAATAGCAGCCATCCAGATTGGAAGACTTTTACCAACCCAAATGGAGAGCAGAACAAGGGAATCAAGAAGAATCAAGAAACAGCTTATCCAGATATAGTTGTTGTTGACACAGGAAAGAATGTAGCTGTAATGATTGGGGAAGTTGAGACAGAAAGCACAGTTAATGATGCGGAGACAGAGCAGTGGAAAGAGTATTCTTCACTTTGCAGTACGTTCTATTTGTACGTGCCAGAGGGATATGGTGCAGAAGCAAAGAGAATTCTAGATTCTAAGAAAATTGCATACTCCGGCGTTCGAACTTACGCCTACAATTCCAAGGGTGACATCGTTATAACAAATATTTAGGGCAAAGGGGCAGCTTTAAGTATTCTCACCATTCTTCAGTCCGTTTGATGTTCCCTAACTGTGCTGTCCTTAAGTCTTGCTCTGTTACTTTGTCGTTTAATACACGTAGCGCTTGGATTACAGCGTCCGTGTAACTGCTGATGAGTCCGCGATGTTTCCATTCATTAAGCCAAGTCGCCGGTTCGCCTTCCACTATCATGTTGATTCTGATACGGGCTTTCGTCTGTTCTTTCAACACGGCTTTCAATAAACCTGTCCCTCCGTTGCCTCGGTTGGTTCGGTTACACCTTCAATATTTTCAGGCATCAGCTCAGGAAGGATTCCGGGCATAGAAGCAGCTTCAATGGGTTGTATCAACTCAGTCCCAATGGGTTCTATCTGGTCGAGAAGCGGCTCCAGGTCTTCCACCTGTTCTGGTCCCATTTCGAGGGGCGATTCCAGCGGAGCAGAATAATTTGGCAGCATTTCGGGCTGTTGTATAGCTTCCAATCTCTCTGCCTCCAATGCTTCAAGTGGGCTGAGTGGTTGCTCCATAACTTGGGATTTTTCCATTGTCGGTACTTCAGCATTTTCCACTGTTTCGTTCAGGTCAGTATCTTCTACTTCCTCCCTAAGCCATTCCAGCTCATCCTCTTCGTTATACAGCTCATCCATGTCGGATAATTCGCTCTGCATTTCATTTTTCGCAGTTTCTTGTTTTTCTGCAGGTTCTGATGCTTCCGGTTTTGGCTCAGGGTTGATTTCATTGGCATGTTTTTGGGAACTTTCTGCGGACTCGCCGTCCATAGTCTCATTCTTGTTTTCCTGTTCTTGCTTCTCAATTTCAGGCGCATTCTCTTTTTCCTTCTGTTGCATATCTTCAATCGTTTCTTTGCCTGCCAGTGTGGTCTTCAATTCATTGAGTTCTGCTTCAAGGCTTTCATGCACCTGCTCTTGCAGCACCTTTTCTAATCGCTTTTCAAGCTTCTTGATAGTCTGTTCCACATCAGGTTGCACTCGTGTTATTGGTGGCACGTTTTTGCTGGGCTCTTGCCAAGGCTGATAGCTACTTCGATTTGTTGCTGGCTTTTGTGCAAGTTTGTTTGCCGTTTCTAGCTGGTGATATATCCGTGGTGCGTAGGCTGTTCTTGATCTATAGGTGGAACTTGCGCCGGGATTGCGTCTGCGGCTCGGAGAATTCAATCGTGACTTGTAGCCTCGCCGCATCTGTTGCAGTAAGTTGGGATTTCGCCGATAGAGGTCTATCAAGTAGTCTATGTAGCTTGATGGAATGTAGCTTCTTCTGTATCTGCCAGTTTTCTTAGTATCTTCTTCTTTTGCCATTTTGGTTATTTCCCCTTGTTTCCGTCTTTATTTTCAGAGCTGGAATCAGGATTGGGGTTGTGAGAGTTATTGGCCTTTCTTCCGCCGTTCTCTGCCCTATATTGGGTCTTGAGATGCCGAAGATAATCAGAAATGTGGAATACCTGCACCTTTTCCGATAGGCTGTTCTTTACAGCGTTTCTGAGCATTCGGAGATTTGTCTGTTCGTCTGTAACCACAATCAGCTCGTCAACTTCCTCAAGAGCCTTCATTTCTTCATCCATGTTGATGCTTACACCTGTTTCCACTTCCACAGCAACTTTCTTGCCATTCAGAATGGTGAGAACATCAACTCTTCTTCCGTTCTTCAAAGTCTTCTCAATGTAGGTCTGGAAGCCTGCTTTGCGGAAAGTGTAGGCTATCAACACCGTGTATAGCTGATGCTGGAATTTGCCCTGTGTGTGTTTCCACAGCCTCACGTCATGTCCGACGCTTTCAAGCGAGTTGATCGCCATATCTGTCAGCACTAGAAACTTCACCGGCCTATGACTACCGAGTACAACACTGAACTCTCTTGCAAGCCCTTTCTCAATAAGCTCAGCCTTCGCAAAACTTGCTCTTCTTCCAGAAAGGCTCAAAGATTCATAGCGGCCTGCAAGACCTCTGAATGGATGCTTGTTTACGTCTAGCAGGAGATCCCAAGTATCTTCAGATATTGCTGGAAATGTTATTTTGCGCGCATTAGTTTGAGACGTGTTATCTTGATAGGCAGCACTACCCTCTGTTTCTTTTGTAGCTATCTCATTGTTCATAGGTTTCGCAACAAGGTCTGAAAGCAATGGCTCCATTCGCTGTTCAACTTCTTCATCGCTAACATTCTTTTCAACTGGAAAGTCCTCTGTTTTGATTGTGAATGGTTTGGTGTATCTGCTGGCCAGTTTTACGATCCACTCGCCTCTTTCAAGCTGTGAAACGCATTCTTTTTCATCGTCGCTCAGATTCATTGCTTCGGCTATTACGTCGAGGTCTCTTCCGGAAACATTTCCCACAATCTTTGCATATGACTGCGAAATTATCGAATTGCTGAGTTTTGTCACCTCATTGTCTGCGGCTAATAGTATCTCAGAAAAATCCCTTATTTCATCAACTATCAGATCAGATGGAGCGATGTGGGAATATTCGCGTGTGGTTGAGCTGTACTGCTCAGAAGCGGGAAAAACTCTCTTTGCTTCATCTATTATTATCCAGTGCCTTGCCAGACCTCTATGCCTGTGGACTTTTCTATAGGAATAGATCCAATAGAAAAAGAAAAGCACTAGCAGATTCTGATCCTCGTAGCCTCCGAAGCCATCAAGTTCCAGAACAACAGGTCGGGTAAGCAACTGTTCTATGTTCAACCCTTCCCTGCATTCTAACATAGAACCTAGCTTGCTGTGCAGTCCATAGATTCTTGTGTAGACCGCTGACCAATAGTCCTGCATCCTTCTAAGGTTTGGAGCATCCGTTTCCAGTTTTTCGAGAAGATCCTTAATCGTTGCCTTTTCTCCTTTCTCGGCATAGACTCGATCCAGATATTGCAGAAGGAACTGTGTCGAGCCTGACCACACACCTTCTACATGGCCGAAAATGTTCATGAAAAGTTGCTTCCATTCCTCGATAGGCACTCCTGGAGGAGCCTTCAGCATATTTACCTTCAGGTTTTTCCTTGAAAGGATAACAAGCTGAGGATATAACGCAGTTAGGCTTCTAAAGTCTCTCTTATAGTCGGTAATAAGAAAAGGGGTATCAGTATCAAGAAGCTGTCTTACAAAAGACATTAAAAGTGTGGTTTTGCCGTGACCAGACCGGGAAGCCACTAGAATGTGGCCTTGGTTCAGTTCTTGCATCGGAATGGCGAAATCCCATAGTTGCTCTTCGCCTTGGGTGACTGTGCCAACAATCAAGTCTCCGCAGCAGTCTTCTGGTGAAGGTGCAGACAGCAGTGGCTTCTTGGACAGTGCAAGGTCTGGCAGATGCCAACGCAAGATTTCTTCAATGAATGACCTCTGCTCCTCTTTGCTTTCAGCATCATCCTCCTGCAGATAGTCCGCATACAATAGGTTCAGTACCTGTGGGTCTACGCCGTGATTAATTTTAGATAGTTTTTCCTTGACAGATGCAATGTATTCCAGATCTTCAGAATTTTCCGTCATTGCCTTCCCGCTCAAAGAACTATTTAGAGACCTTGTTATCAATCATGGACCTTATTAGAGTCTGCCCGCCATTGTTCGCCCTAAGCTGAACGCCCGCCACAGCAAGCTGAGCGCATGCGCCTGCCAGATCACCAAGGTTTGAGTCACCGCCCGATTGGGGCTGAAGACTTTGTATTATTTGGTCGGAGTTGTTGATTCGTCTTGCCCAGAAACCAGTTTTTGATTCTACGTCTATAAAATAGCGGGAGAGCTCTATTTGAGCCTCCACATCTCCGTTGGGAAGGAATTTGCAGTTTGCTTCGATGAGAAGACGTTTTGATATCTTTTCCTTGAAAACTGCGCTAAGCATGTTTTTTTGCTTCTCCTATTTTGATTTTTGTCTGCACCTGTACCGTTTCCCTGACTATGAGGTCGCCCAGTGGATTTTCAATCCTCTCAAACGTTTTATGATAGGCTATGGGGTTTGGTCGCTCATTCGTCGCAGGCAATACTCCGAAAACCTCTATGTGATCGCGTTCTTCGGGCGCCATTCTTAAGACTGCTGCGGTTGCCTTCCTTCTCAGTCTATCGCCTTTCAATCTTCTCACCTATCGGGAACATTCTTGGCTCTTTCAGGCTGTTGTTTTGCACCTGATACTGCGCAAGAGCCAGCGTCAACTCGTTTTCCCTAATATCAGTTGTACGTACTATTGTGGACATGACGTCATCTGCAAATGATGTTCTCTTCCCTGACCAGTTGCAACTGGCTTCCTTTGTTTTTGTCGCTGTCAAATAAAACTCGCCATCTTCAATGTCTATTCTGCCATCAATGATAACCCTGCAGGTTGCGCGATATTTCGGGTCGAACATCAGTACACCTCCTCCAAGTCCTCTGGATCAACATCGGGGAAAACTTTGGTGGTTGTCATGGTCTCGGTCAATGTTCTTCTGCCTGCGTCATATTCCCTATGTTTTTCCACGCTCAGTCCAGATTTTGGTTGTACGAACTCTTGCTCTGAAGTGTTCATCTTTTCTGTGGGCGAATCGTCTTCTTTTGCAACCCAAGCACATCCTGCGCCTGTCAGCGCGAAAAGTGCCAGAATTATCAAGTCTATCACGTTGCAAGCCTCCCTTTCTTTTTATGTTCTATTTCAGACATTCTTTTCATCGCCTCACGATATAGTTCACGAGAAAAGGCATAAATATTGCCTGCAATTTTAGGGAAATTATGTCATCCGAACCATGGCCCCCTCTAGTTAAGCTCTTGTTGGCAATCTCTGAAAAGGAGCCAATTTCAGGAAATGGATTGATATCCTATTTGGTGCAACAGCTTAGAGTGTCAAGGCACACCTATGTAAAAGCGCGTAAGAGCGCAATATCTCAAGGATTGATAAAACATGTTCCTACAGGTAAAGGTCGTTCAGCCCAATATCTTCTAACTGAAGCAGGAAGAGCATATCTGCACGAATTGGAGGAATCAACAGTCAATCAAATAAAAGGTTTCTCACATAATAGGTATTGGTTCAGGTTTGGCGAAGGAGAACTAGGCAGAATAGACTTCTCCATTAAATCAAACTTGCCAGCTCCATTTTTAAATGGGAAGTATTACCAAGAAGGCATTCTAGAACTGCTTTTCAACGATCTCAGTCAACACGTCCCATTCAATCCTAGACTTCCAGGTCAACCATATTCAAAAGAAGAGTTTGATATAGACACCGAGATTAATGTGCGGATTTCTGCAAAGAGAGTTGATGGCGACATAGTTTCCCTTATGAGGGAACTCTGGGATGCTGAAAATGATGGAAAACTGGAGAATCCGACGACAATCATGGAAATAGACAAAACAGTCTCCCGCAATCCTGAATCTTCTAGAAAAATTGTCAGTTGGTACCTTTCCAACGTGTTTGGACGTTTAGAACCAGATTTGGAATATGAGGAAGAGAAACCTGAAGAGTGGTGGTTGGCACCTTTTCCTTGGGAAATTTTTGACTTCGACTCAAAGAAGTCAGACGATCCTGGTTCTTGTGATTATTGGGGTTCATTTATTTTCGAGCGTAAGGAAGAAGCAACTAGAAACCTACAAACTTTTTTTATGTATGTTGGTGCTAAAGAGTCGAACTTGATGAGTCTCAAAAACGTACTGCTTTTCAACAGGGAATTTCTGGGATCAGAAATCGATGATTCCACATTCTTGAATATCTGGGAGAAAGTCAGGGGAAGGCGTCCAAGTCCAGTAGATTATGCAAGTTATTTTGCTGATGAGCCATTCCATGTCTTTGGTCTTTCAAGTCTGATAGATGAGAAAATTTATAAAAAGTGGGTCCTTGTTGATCGTCCACGCGAATGTACTCATGATATCGCATCTTTCTTAATTGCCGTTTTCAGGAAAGCTTTCCGCTGGTCAAAGAAAAGAGCTAGAAAGACTTGGCGTGAGATAAGTCAAGCCGTGTTAAGATATGCAGAGGATTATGTTAGACAAACGAGATTTGATATTATTGAAAAAAGTCAAGGATAAGCCTTTCTGTGAAACAGAGACGTAATATCGCCTCTCTCTAATATTGATCTTAACCATTTCTTGTGTCTTAAGTCAACTTCCTCTCCCTTAAGCGTTATTTCATACCCCGATTCGATCGTACCAACTGAGAATCTTATCATTTCTTGTTCAAGTTCTAATGTCTGGGGATTAAAAGAAGCTTCCATGTTTATACATCTCAATTTACTCGGGCTCCCAGTCAGTTTGAAAGCAACTACGTATGTAAGATAACGGTTCTCATCTTCTACATATTCTGCACCTGAATCAGAATAGTTGAGTGAAGAACCAGATGGTAGGTTAAGGGATGTAATCTCCCTAAGCAAGTCCTTGTGTTCTTCCCAAAACGGTCCCATATCCAAATAGCCTATTGCTGATTTCTTAACTATGAATCACATCAACATCCTTTACTAAATAGATACATTAGTTGTACGAAAAAAGATTTAAAGACCAACTCTATCGAGAAAGACCCAGATGTCCCTGGAATTGCCCTCAGGATGGAAAGATATATCCTGAGAATGTATAATTACCGTTTTGTCTTGTTTGAATGAGCTTGAAAAGGCACAATTTCTGCTGTTAATGACCAGAGTTTAAAAACAGTGTCGTGCATATTAGACTGTATTAGACATACATTCAATTAATGAGCCTCGATTTAAAATGGTGCAATCACAAATCCCAAGTCATCTCCAATCAACAGTGCACGCTAGCATAGAAGCTGTTCTTTTTGATCTCAGCGGTACCCTCCTTAACGATCTACCAACAGTATACAGAGGTTTTGTAGACCTCCGCAAGACCCGCAAGAAGAATCCGCCATCTCTTAATCAATTTAGAAAAGAGTTCAAACTTCCCTATACGGAATTTCTCGAAGAGAAGGGGTTCGCCAATATTGATGACGCCATTAGCTTTTGGAAGGCTAGATATTCAAGCTATGGGGATTCTATTAGGCTTTTTGGTGATGTGAAACCTGCTCTGAAAATGCTTAAAACACACAGAGGAATCAAGCTTGGCGCTGTCTCTCAGACTCCAAAAGACAAAGTAGAAGAAAACCTCAATAGGTTCCAGATCCGCGATTTCTTCGACGCAATTGTATTTGACAATTGGAAACCTAAGCCTAATGGATTGATGCTTGCCTTGGAGGGGCTTAACATTGCGCCTCGCATGAATGTTATTTATGTGGGAGATATGCGGGAAGATTGCCAAGCGGCACGTTTAGCTGGCATTACTCCTTGGGTAATATACCGTGAAAAAGGTAGTTTTCACGACCTAGACACATTAAGGAAAGCGAGTCCAGCTCGTATTATCAAAAGCCTTGCAGAACTTAATTCACTGTTCTAAGAGCGATGGGGGTCGAAGTCTTTAGTCTTACATTTTAAGGGTATTTCAGAGTTTCTTGATTTTCTCTTTGAGATTGTGAGAAAGTTTTTCCAAGTGTTCAATTGAGAGAGAACGCAATTTGTCTATTGTAAGTTTAGCACCCAACATTTCCTGATACTTAAGAATCACAAAAATCAGGGCTTTTCTCTTCGGGTCCAAGGAAAGCTTGGACCAATCATCCAAAGCTTTATCACCGTTCTTTTCTGGTCTGGTCGTATGCATTTTTCCAAGTGGAACGAGTTGAATATTTAATATCTTTTCACCACTCTGAGTGGTGATTTGATTCCCGCAAAAATGTGTCTTCCTTACTTGTTGCAGATGTTTCTGTGCTAGATTTTCGAAAGAATACTCGAATATTTTTCCATTCTTATTAGTTTGCCCTCGGGCTGTATAAGCCATGTCATCCAGCAAAGCTCTATTGGTTTGTATCTGGTTGCTAAACCAATCTCTCCAACTTTCCTCACAAACTCTATGTCGTCATCCACTGGCTTATGGCCAGCCTTTTCCAAAATCTCGTTTATTACCCTCTTAACAATCTTGTCGGGCATCACAGTATCCACACCGCCCATCATTCTTAAGTATTGAAATGTAATTATGCCCACTCCTCTAATCTTTCCGATTGGGTTTTCTTCCCATTTTTCTATTTCAGCATTTCTTGCCCAAGTTCTTAGCGCTGTTTTGTCATCGTTGCTAAGGGTTGATAGGTAAGATGCAATGTCTTTAGCGATAACCCATGACCTTTTGTTTTTCCATACCAAACTCAGCGCGCCTATGTCTGCTTTAGCCAAATCTTTCAGGTTTCTTATGCTTCCGTTTTCAACAAATTTCTCGCGAAATTCTTCCACCTTTGGAACAACCGCCGTGAAGTAGTTCAGACCGATTGATGTGAAGGCTGCGTCCACAACCATCAAAACTACGCTTCCGCTCCATCTTTCCGTTCTGAGGCACCTGTTGCAATGTTTCCTTAGTCCAGCTACTTTTCGCATATGGCTGTCAACTAATTCCTTTAACATAGACACAACCTTTCCAATCAGTGGATGGCAAATATAGTATTTCCTGTTCTGATTTAATAATTGTAGACTGGATGTTTAATTGCTTGTTAATCTCCTTTTTTCGTAGTTTCAAAACTTTATATTAAAAATGCCTTAAAGAGTAAGCCATGGTTGTCTCCAATAGAGTGAAGATTGCCTCTGCAGCGCTCATTGCGCTATTGAGTTTAGGCACGGCTTATTATTTCAGAGACTGGTTTGATCCTTTGTACAGGGAGATGCGCGCAGAATTTTCAAGCGACCCGCAGGTGAATATGGACATAGGAGTGCTGGCTAAGAGTGCTGCCGACCTGTACAGGAACCTTGGCATATCCAGCGTGTCAAGGCAGACTGGGAATGCGATAAGAAACTGCACAATAGCAAACATGCAGCTGGGACTGCCTCTGGACACAAATGCGCTGAAATACCTCATAAGCGCTACAGAGAAGAGCGGGGACATAGTTGATTTTGCGCCTGTGAACATCACTGACATGAATGGTAAAGTCTACAGCATACAGAGCCTGAACATAGCTAGAGACACTTGGATGATAGCTGAGAACCTCAGGAGGAACCCGCAGTTGGTGGAGAAGGTGAAGTGGTATCTGGCTCTAAGCGCTATGGCGCAGCAGAACGGCTGGGACTTCTTTGACAATCCCGGCAATCCCAACTACCCGGCGACTATGATGAAAGCCATGGGAATGAAGGCGGACGATCCTAGGGTGTGGGAGATAGTAGACCAGATGAGAGACTGGCTGTTCAACGAGGACAGAATGGGCTTCCCATTGGACCTGCCACACATTTCCAACTCCACAGACAAGAAGATATGCTACTCGGTGCTTTTTGAGCTACCGACAGAAGTTAGTGATTTTGATGCATCTCCATGGATAACTAATGGAGTTCGTGTATGGAAACAACACGAAGGTTTAGATGCTATGAGATATTATGTGAAACAGATGTCCAGATTTTACAACGAAATAATGAAGTTATATCCAGATGGTAAATTTTATGAAGAAAGAATTATCAACGATGTATTGGTTTCAATTGCATATGATCCAAGACGAGAATTTTATTATAGACTGGCTGACAGAGCAGGATATGGGCATAAGGAATCTGTGGCCCTATTCTTAGGTGTTGATATATTAGAATTAAACATACGAGATATGTATAAAGCATCTGAAGTTGTCAAAAACTGGAATGGAATAGATTCCTACTTGGATGAAAATTGGGAGAATTGGGATTTGATAAAGTTCATTGATGGATACAGAGTAGCAAATTTTGGGATTGAAAATAAAATATCAAGAGACGCTTTGAAAGTTTTGTTGAATGCATTTGGCATACCTTGTATTCCAGAAGCCAGTATTAATGAAGAATATGCCCCAGACATTCAGTCATATCTTACTGGTTTAGACTCTGCCTTTCTAGGCATGCCAGATAGAGTAGTACAACATTTGAAAAATAAAGTTCAGGGCTATCTAAGTATTCCAGGAAATGGATTGCAACCTTTGATTATATCTAAAGATGGTATACAAAAAGACATAGATTATGGCATCCAAAATCCAAATCATACTCTAAAATATACGGACGTCTATTTACCCATTAGAGGAGACAAAATCTACCTGTTAAGAATTGGGAAAAAAGGCTGACCATACACTTTTGAAAAACTGGAAAATCATGCTTACAATGTCAGGTTGAGACTCTGGAGCAGTTGAGTTGCCTTTAATCCATTGGTATTCCCCATTTTCCACTATGCATGTGTATTCGGCGCCTTCAACTTCTAGAGTTGCGCCAATAGAATCTTCACCGCAAACATGCCACTCCCCTGGGCTGGATGCCTTGCAAATATATTTGTTATTGATAATAGTACCTTGAGGTTGACAACTTCCTGGGCATGATACTACATCAGGACATGTACAACAATATGAAGATCCACAATCACTAGAACTTCTACATGTTTGAGCACATGTACATCTGCCACTAATACATTGAGGTGCATAACCTCCACAATTAGTAAACATGCAATCGGATGCTGTAGTGCAACCGCAAACGCAATTGTCAAGGCATCTGGCGCCATAGGTCGTTG comes from the Candidatus Bathyarchaeota archaeon genome and includes:
- a CDS encoding DUF3072 domain-containing protein, with translation MDNTEEPATEKQKRFLMDLAERKGLQVTATYLEGLTKGNASRTIETLLEGD
- a CDS encoding DUF87 domain-containing protein produces the protein MTENSEDLEYIASVKEKLSKINHGVDPQVLNLLYADYLQEDDAESKEEQRSFIEEILRWHLPDLALSKKPLLSAPSPEDCCGDLIVGTVTQGEEQLWDFAIPMQELNQGHILVASRSGHGKTTLLMSFVRQLLDTDTPFLITDYKRDFRSLTALYPQLVILSRKNLKVNMLKAPPGVPIEEWKQLFMNIFGHVEGVWSGSTQFLLQYLDRVYAEKGEKATIKDLLEKLETDAPNLRRMQDYWSAVYTRIYGLHSKLGSMLECREGLNIEQLLTRPVVLELDGFGGYEDQNLLVLFFFYWIYSYRKVHRHRGLARHWIIIDEAKRVFPASEQYSSTTREYSHIAPSDLIVDEIRDFSEILLAADNEVTKLSNSIISQSYAKIVGNVSGRDLDVIAEAMNLSDDEKECVSQLERGEWIVKLASRYTKPFTIKTEDFPVEKNVSDEEVEQRMEPLLSDLVAKPMNNEIATKETEGSAAYQDNTSQTNARKITFPAISEDTWDLLLDVNKHPFRGLAGRYESLSLSGRRASFAKAELIEKGLAREFSVVLGSHRPVKFLVLTDMAINSLESVGHDVRLWKHTQGKFQHQLYTVLIAYTFRKAGFQTYIEKTLKNGRRVDVLTILNGKKVAVEVETGVSINMDEEMKALEEVDELIVVTDEQTNLRMLRNAVKNSLSEKVQVFHISDYLRHLKTQYRAENGGRKANNSHNPNPDSSSENKDGNKGK
- a CDS encoding HAD family hydrolase — its product is MVQSQIPSHLQSTVHASIEAVLFDLSGTLLNDLPTVYRGFVDLRKTRKKNPPSLNQFRKEFKLPYTEFLEEKGFANIDDAISFWKARYSSYGDSIRLFGDVKPALKMLKTHRGIKLGAVSQTPKDKVEENLNRFQIRDFFDAIVFDNWKPKPNGLMLALEGLNIAPRMNVIYVGDMREDCQAARLAGITPWVIYREKGSFHDLDTLRKASPARIIKSLAELNSLF